The Methanosarcina barkeri MS DNA window TAACATGGAATGTCGCGCTCTCCAATTATTGAGTCATCTTGAGTCAGTATGCTATCATTTTTCTTGTTTTCTGCAGAGTCCTGCCTATCAATACTCCATTTTTATTATGTTTTTGATAGAAAAGTGCTGAGATTAAAAATCAGTATTAATCTTAAAAATCAGCGTTTTTAAGTTCAATTAAAAAATAGAGATTTTAAGCTCAATCAAAAATATAGGTTTAGAGCTTAATAATAAAAAAATAGAGGTTTAGAGCTCAATAAAACAAAAATAGAACTTTTAATTTCAATAAAATAAAAATAGAACTTTTAATTACCTCAAAGATGTAGAACTCTTAAACTTGTAGTCACAAGGTTTTTTATGTGTTCTCCAGGGGAAATGATTCGGTTATGAATTCTTTAAATATTCTTTTGGATTTTTCGAATCCGGTATACACTCCATCCAGGCGCTGCTCCGAGAAATTTGGCTTTTTTGACAGGGTGATGCCGTCTAAAAGCTGGTTAAAGTTATTCTCCAAGCCTCTTATTTTTTCGTCCGGATCATCGTCCAGGTCGGAAAGAGAGAGTTTTTCCAGATTATCCTCGAAAGTATATTTAGCTATATCCAGGCCTTTATTAACTCCTTCTTTAAAGTCTGAATAAGCCTGATGGTCTTTATTCCTTTCAATACAGACATTAAATTTCCTTATGAGATCTTTCATTTTTTGAGTATCCAAAATCCTCGCTTCCTTCTTTTTAAGTGATTTTGATTTGTGAAATAGTTTTTAGATTGCAGATACAAGAGTTTCAAATTTGCAGAAACAATAAACTATGATTTTAAACAATGACTTATGAATCACAGTGTTAATATAATATATTTCAAATAAAAATAGCATTTACAAGTATATTAATCTTTGGATATAAAAAGTTAGACTATAGATTTTCATATAGAACTAAAAAATGGAAATGCTTTTATTGAATTTTTAGAAAATCCTTTTATTATTCGCATAAATTTCAAACAGCAAGAATCCGCTTACAACAAACCGGAACACTTACAACAAACCGGACAAATTCGTAGATATAGCATTTAGAGAGTTTTGCAAAGTTAATTATGAGATATGCAAAAGAAAGCATTCCACATCGGAAAAATACTATTAATGCTGCTCTTGCCTGAGATTGAGTATTAAGTTTGAACTCGAATGCCCGATCATGATCAGCCACCCCATTTTAAATAGTGTCGTTCGTCTTCTGGGTAACCAGCAAAAGGAGATACACTTTTATTAAACCCTGAAAACAATTATTTATTTCAATGACGGTTTTAAGGAATTTTATTTAGGAGCATAAATACGGAACTTAGATTAAAGTTATGCAAATAATATTTTTAATTTATCATAAGGTGGATATTTAGTAAAATTTGATCTCAAATACTCTTATATACAACTAACTATAAATGAAAATATATGAAAGGATATTCTATAAATATCGAAAAAGCCACTCTGGAAAACAACAATTTCCGCAAGGTACTCTATACCTCAAAACACAGCCAGCTGGTACTTATGAGCCTCAAACCCGGGGAAGAAATCGGGATGGAAGTGCATGAAGAAAACGACCAGTTTTTCCGTTTTGAGCAGGGAAAAGGGAAGTGCATAATTGACGGTAACGAATACGACCTTGAGGACGGTGTTGCAGTAGTTGTACCGGCCGGCGCGCAGCACAATGTAATCAATACTTCGGAAACGAAGGAGTTGAAACTCTACACAATCTATTCACCGGCGCACCACAAGGATGGAATCGTGCGTGCGACAAAAGAAGAAGCCGAAGCCAATGAAGCGGAATTCGATGGAGTAACTACGGAATAACAGTTTATTCCTACAGTGCCCATTGAAAATATAAATTAAAATACTTTGTTTTTTATAAAACTTGTATTTTTTCTCATTTTTGTTTTCCTCTTTTTGGAATTGTAGTATGATTTGCCCTTTTTTAGTAGATATTGTTCTCGAACCTACTTTCGGCAGGTCGACATTAAAAATTTGAATAATCCTCCTGATGCCATTTTTGAACATTCACTTACTTTATGTGAGGTTTAAAGCTGATTAACATGTGGCTCAACTCCAACGACACATATAAACACTGAATCATTTTCCATTAAAATTTAGTATGAGAGATTATGTTTGGATCATATGTGGATCATATGTAAACCTAATAACTACACACAATTAGGATGCATCATTTCAAAATCGTCATCATTCGTCATCAGTAATGATTATAGAAAATGAAATGTCGATCTACCGAAAGTCAGCTCGAACATTACCTGTTAACCGGAAGATATTCAGATTATAACCTCGGACACAGGTCTTCTCAGAGATCTGGGAAGAGACTCTGCATATCCCAGGCGTAGTAAAAGCTGGGGGTGTATGTTGCCTGCGGACAATAGCTTTTGTAACTTCTTTTTGAGTTCCGGCACTTCGCACGGCTGATTGATATGGGCGTTTTTGATACCAAGAGCTGTGGCAAATAATGCCAACCTTTCAAAACTTCGCCCTGTATTGATCCAGGAGATTATATCATTGTTTTCCGACAGTAAGACCATCAACACAGACGAGCTTCTGATGTATTTTTCATCCTTTTTCGATTGACCCTTAGCATTCAAAAAGAATTTCATGAATAATTTTCCTATGAAGCGAGGCGATGACGGGTTTCCCATGGCCTTTGAGCTAAGACCATCACGATATCGGTTTGCTTCGGCCTCGTTGAATCTTATCCATGAAATCAGTTCCTGCATAAAATCCCGGTCATTCATCTGTATGCTGTTGCCTTCCTTAACAAGCCCTATTATCCCTTCTATTTTTTCCGGTTCAGTCACAAAAAGCACCGACACTCCCTTCTCTAATGGAAGTGATGCAAGCCTTTCCAGATCAGCTCCAGGAATAGGTCTTCCGTCATATTGTCTTCGAGTACTCTGCTTTATATGGATAACATTGAAAAGCCAGTCATTATTGGCTTTACCGTCTGCAAGCTCTAGATTTACAGAAATAGCCCCGTCCTCAAAAGAGTATCCCACCAGTGCTCTGTACCCTTCATGCTCGGCAGCTATTACCAGATTCTCTAGTGCACATCCGAGGCTTATATATAGCTCCCATTCCAGGGGGTCAACAACCGGGAGTCTCCTTGAGAAATCTGGATAAATAAAAACTGCATTTTCTTTTATCCTGAACTTCCAGGGCTGTGTATTGTGCCCCGAAGGAGCCATTACTGTGTGATGTAGAAGTTCTTTCATATCTGGCATCGGTTCACCTGCAATGGTGTATAAGATATTTATAAAGAAGGTTTTAACTATTTTTACATTTCTTCCGGCAATGATGAAAAGGGAAAAATAAACGGAAAAAAGAAATGCATAATCCATGTATATATCTCAATATTTACGAGTTTGGCCTGTTATGATAGTATGTATCCAGCTAGAGATTTATCTGCTGGATATGAATTTCAATTCTTATTTTAGTGAACATTGATCGTGACCTTATTTGTGAATCTCCGGCTGAAAACGTTTTTCTGGGTTTCAATTCTTGTTTTAGTGGAGTTTTCTAACTAATCAGTTGAAAGATAGGAGCTTTCGTCCAGATGCTGACATTACCTTAAG harbors:
- a CDS encoding cupin domain-containing protein translates to MKGYSINIEKATLENNNFRKVLYTSKHSQLVLMSLKPGEEIGMEVHEENDQFFRFEQGKGKCIIDGNEYDLEDGVAVVVPAGAQHNVINTSETKELKLYTIYSPAHHKDGIVRATKEEAEANEAEFDGVTTE
- a CDS encoding Acg family FMN-binding oxidoreductase translates to MPDMKELLHHTVMAPSGHNTQPWKFRIKENAVFIYPDFSRRLPVVDPLEWELYISLGCALENLVIAAEHEGYRALVGYSFEDGAISVNLELADGKANNDWLFNVIHIKQSTRRQYDGRPIPGADLERLASLPLEKGVSVLFVTEPEKIEGIIGLVKEGNSIQMNDRDFMQELISWIRFNEAEANRYRDGLSSKAMGNPSSPRFIGKLFMKFFLNAKGQSKKDEKYIRSSSVLMVLLSENNDIISWINTGRSFERLALFATALGIKNAHINQPCEVPELKKKLQKLLSAGNIHPQLLLRLGYAESLPRSLRRPVSEVII